One window of Quercus robur chromosome 12, dhQueRobu3.1, whole genome shotgun sequence genomic DNA carries:
- the LOC126710565 gene encoding leucine-rich repeat extensin-like protein 3, whose protein sequence is MKEKMHILLSFTFLTLFCLSTSTTQQFHIPNNAVLTQASHIKQRQLLYYRDKFGSRNELASVPHSLVFDNPRLKNAYIALHAWKLAIISDPLNFTSNWVGSNVCNYTGVFCSKALDDPSIQTVAGIDLNHADIAGYLPEELGLLSDIALFHINSNRFCDTVPKSFKKLKLLFELDLSNNRFAGKFPYVVLGLPSLKYLDLRFNEFEGKVPKALFEKDLDAIFMNHNRFAFELPDTFGNSPVSVVVLAHNSFQGCVPASLGNMSKTLNEVILINSGLRSCLPKEIGLLKNVTVFDISYNSLVGELPETMGEMVSLEELNVSHNMLSGTIPDSVCSLPSLRNFSYEYNYFTGEPPLCLDLEGFDDTRNCLRGRPKQRSTLQCKMFLSRHVFNCSAFKCDPFVPSLPPTSPSSPPPSPIYSPPPPPSMPPPSPPLPSPPPPPIYYVRSPPPPPPSPPVYSSPPPPSKSLPPPPPIYSPPPPSLPLPSPPLLSPPSPPPSSPPPPIYCVRSPPPPPSPPLYSSPPPPPSPYKSPPPPHSPTPPPPYSNASPPPPPNSPPHSSSCIETPPPPSPPPCVEY, encoded by the coding sequence atgaaggaaaagatgcacATTCTTCTATCCTTCACTTTTCTCACACTCTTTTGCCTCAGCACTAGCACTACTCAACAATTCCATATTCCCAACAATGCAGTCCTCACACAAGCTTCACACATCAAGCAAAGACAGCTCTTGTATTACAGAGACAAGTTTGGCTCAAGAAATGAGCTTGCCTCAGTCCCACACTCCCTTGTTTTTGACAACCCAAGACTCAAGAATGCCTACATTGCCCTCCATGCATGGAAACTAGCCATCATTTCAGATCCTCTGAATTTCACATCCAACTGGGTAGGATCCAATGTTTGCAACTACACCGGGGTGTTCTGCTCCAAAGCTCTTGATGACCCTTCGATCCAAACTGTTGCTGGCATTGACCTAAATCATGCTGACATTGCTGGGTACCTCCCTGAAGAGCTTGGCCTCCTTTCAGATATTGCATTGTTTCATATCAACTCCAATAGGTTTTGTGATACGGTCCCAAAGAGTTTCAAAAAACTAAAGCTTCTGTTCGAGCTTGATCTAAGTAACAATCGCTTTGCGGGTAAATTCCCTTATGTTGTTCTTGGTTTGCCAAGCCTGAAGTATCTCGACCTTCGATTCAATGAGTTCGAAGGTAAAGTCCCTAAAGCTCTCTTTGAAAAAGACCTTGATGCCATATTCATGAACCATAACAGGTTTGCCTTTGAACTCCCTGATACTTTTGGGAACTCACCGGTCTCCGTCGTGGTTCTTGCGCACAATAGTTTCCAGGGGTGTGTACCTGCGAGTCTAGGCAACATGTCAAAGACTTTGAACGAAGTGATTCTTATAAATAGTGGGTTAAGGTCATGTTTGCCTAAGGAAATTGGGTTGCTGAAGAATGTGACAGTGTTTGATATTAGCTACAATAGTCTAGTGGGTGAATTGCCTGAGACAATGGGAGAAATGGTGAGCTTGGAAGAGCTGAATGTGTCTCATAATATGCTCTCAGGGACTATACCTGACAGTGTGTGTTCGCTTCCGAGTTTGCGTAATTTTAGTTATGAGTATAATTATTTCACTGGTGAACCGcctttgtgtttggatttggagggttttgatgatacAAGGAATTGTTTGCGGGGTAGGCCAAAGCAGAGATCAACATTACAGTGTAAAATGTTTTTGTCTAGGCATGTCTTCAATTGTAGTGCTTTTAAATGTGAtccatttgttccttctttGCCTCCAACATCACCATCATCGCCACCTCCATCACCAATTTACTCACCCCCACCTCCTCCTTCAATGCCACCACCGTCACCACCGCTGCCTTCACCACCACCTCCTCCAATATACTATGTTCgctctccaccaccaccaccaccttcaCCTCCCGTGTATTCTTCACCACCCCCTCCATCAAAATCACTGCCACCTCCGCCACCAATTTACTCACCTCCACCTccttcactgccactgccaTCACCACCTCTGCTttcaccaccatcaccaccaccatcttCACCACCTCCTCCAATATATTGTGTTCgctctccaccaccaccaccttcaCCTCCCTTGTATTCTTCCCCACCCCCTCCACCAAGTCCTTATaagtcaccaccaccaccacattcACCTACTCCGCCTCCACCTTATTCTAACGCTTCTCCACCGCCCCCACCAAATTCACCACCACATTCATCTTCATGCATAGAAACTCCACCACCTCCGTCTCCCCCACCATGTGTGGAATATTGA